Proteins co-encoded in one Ensifer sp. PDNC004 genomic window:
- a CDS encoding alpha-glucosidase/alpha-galactosidase: MTRQPKITFIGAGSTVFMKNIIGDVLQRPALSAATIALMDVNPERLGESEIVAGKLVRTLGVKAKIETHSNQRQALEGADFVVVAFQIGGFEPCTVTDFEVPKKYGLRQTIADTLGVGGIMRGLRTVPHLWKICEDMLQVCPNAILLQYVNPMAINTWAISEKFPTIRQVGLCHSVQGTAYELSRDLDIPVSEIRYRAAGINHMAFFLKFEHKQADGSFRDLYPDLVRGYREGRFPKPSHWNPRCPNKVRYEMLTRLGYFVTESSEHFAEYTPYFIKDGRPDLIEKFGIPLDEYPKRCVEQIERWKGQAAAFKEAETIEVAESHEYASSIMNSVWTGEPSVIYGNLRNNGCITSLPENCAAEVPCLVDASGIQPTFIGDLPPQLTALIRTNINVQELTVEALMTENREHLYHAAMMDPHTAAELDLDQIWSLVDDLLIAHRDWIPEWARVSKKVQAA; the protein is encoded by the coding sequence ATGACCAGACAACCCAAGATCACCTTCATCGGCGCCGGCTCCACCGTCTTCATGAAGAACATCATCGGCGACGTGCTGCAGCGCCCGGCGCTGTCGGCCGCAACGATCGCGCTGATGGATGTGAACCCGGAGCGCCTCGGCGAAAGCGAGATCGTCGCCGGCAAGCTGGTGCGCACGCTCGGCGTCAAGGCCAAGATCGAGACCCATTCCAACCAGAGACAAGCGCTCGAAGGGGCCGATTTCGTCGTCGTCGCCTTCCAGATCGGCGGCTTTGAGCCCTGCACGGTCACCGATTTCGAAGTGCCGAAGAAATACGGCCTGCGCCAGACGATCGCCGACACGCTCGGCGTCGGCGGCATCATGCGCGGCCTTCGCACCGTTCCGCATCTCTGGAAGATCTGCGAGGACATGCTGCAGGTCTGCCCGAACGCGATCCTCTTGCAATACGTCAACCCGATGGCGATCAACACCTGGGCGATCTCGGAGAAGTTCCCGACGATCCGCCAGGTCGGCCTTTGCCATTCGGTCCAGGGCACGGCCTACGAACTTTCGCGCGATCTCGATATCCCAGTTTCGGAGATCCGCTACCGCGCCGCTGGCATCAACCACATGGCCTTCTTCCTCAAGTTCGAGCACAAACAGGCCGACGGCAGCTTCCGCGATCTCTATCCGGATCTCGTGCGCGGCTACCGCGAAGGCCGCTTCCCGAAGCCCAGCCACTGGAACCCGCGCTGCCCCAACAAGGTGCGCTACGAGATGCTGACGCGGCTCGGTTACTTCGTCACCGAAAGCTCCGAGCATTTCGCCGAATACACGCCCTATTTCATCAAGGACGGCCGGCCCGACCTGATCGAGAAATTCGGCATTCCGCTCGACGAGTATCCGAAGCGCTGCGTCGAGCAGATCGAGCGCTGGAAGGGGCAGGCGGCCGCCTTCAAGGAGGCAGAGACGATCGAGGTGGCCGAGAGCCACGAATACGCTTCCTCGATCATGAATTCGGTCTGGACCGGCGAGCCCTCTGTCATCTACGGCAACCTCAGGAACAACGGCTGTATCACCTCGCTGCCCGAGAACTGCGCCGCCGAAGTGCCCTGCCTGGTCGACGCCTCCGGCATCCAGCCGACCTTCATCGGCGACCTGCCGCCGCAGTTGACCGCGCTGATCCGCACCAACATCAACGTCCAGGAGCTGACGGTTGAGGCGCTGATGACGGAAAACCGCGAGCATCTCTACCATGCGGCGATGATGGATCCGCATACGGCGGCCGAACTCGACCTCGACCAGATCTGGTCGCTCGTCGACGACCTGCTCATCGCCCATCGCGACTGGATCCCGGAATGGGCACGCGTGTCGAAGAAGGTCCAAGCAGCCTGA